The Numenius arquata chromosome 26, bNumArq3.hap1.1, whole genome shotgun sequence genome has a segment encoding these proteins:
- the IDO2 gene encoding indoleamine 2,3-dioxygenase 2, whose amino-acid sequence MSRPRRQRPVMEPGEGTEETPLPLALSRFQLSEEYGFLLPDPLTELPVPYGPWMEIAHDLPQLIAGRRLRSRVHQMPQLSTGHLRGREELHLAHLVLSFITMGYIWQEGEEGTVKVLPRNLAIPFWEVSQALGLPPILSHADFVLANWRRKNPNGPLEIENLDTIISLPGGESLRGFILVTLLVEKAAVPGIKAVVQAIGAILQRDEETLLQALRELAEAIGDMSKALRRMHDYVDPAVFYTVIRIFLSGWKDNPAMPQGLVYEGVSEEPMAFSGGSAAQSTVLHAFDELLGIRHSEESTAFLHRMRDYMPPPHRAFVEEIGRAPSLKQHLLSLGDARLRVAFNQCVSALAELRSYHITIVTKYITIAAAKAKAGRAETGDGAGPSTGKPPTALETKGTGGSHIFSFLKSVRDTTREGMISA is encoded by the exons ATGTCCCGaccccgcaggcagcgcccggtGATGGAGCCCGGCGAGGGCACGGAGGAGACCCCGCTGCCTCTGGCGCTGAGCAGGTTCCAGCTCTCCGAGGAGTACGGCTTCCTTCTTCCCGACCCTCTG ACAGAGCTGCCGGTGCCCTACGGGCCCTGGATGGAGATTGCCCACGACCTGCCCCAGCTCATCGCCGGCCGTCGGCTCCGCTCGCGAGTTCACCAG ATGCCGCAGCTGAGCACTGGGCACCTCCGCGGGCGCGAGGAGCTGCACTTGGCACATCTGGTGCTCAGCTTCATCACCATGGGCTACATCTGGCAGGAGGGCGAGGAGGGCACTGTGAAG GTCCTGCCCCGAAACCTCGCCATCCCCTTCTGGGAGGTCTCGCAGGCCCTCGGGCTCCCCCCCATCCTCAGCCACGCAGACTTTGTGTTGGCCAACTGGAGGAGGAAGAATCCCAATGG GCCTCTGGAAATCGA GAATCTGGACACCATCATCTCGCTTCCCGGGGGAGAGAGCCTGCGCGGCTTCATCCTCGTCACCCTCCTGGTGGAGAAGGCGGCCGTGCCTGGCATTAAG GCCGTCGTTCAGGCCATCGGTGCCATCCTGCAGCGGGACGAGGAGACCCTGCTCCAAGCCCTGCGGGAGCTGGCGGAGGCCATCGGGGACATGAGCAAGGCTTTGAGACGGATGCACG ATTATGTGGATCCAGCAGTATTTTACACCGTGATCCGGATCTTTCTCTCTGG CTGGAAGGACAACCCTGCCATGCCACAGGGGCTGGTGTACGAGGGTGTCTCTGAGGAGCCCATGGCGTTCTCGGGAGGGAGCGCGGCGCAGAGCACCGTCCTCCATGCGTTCGATGAGCTCCTGGGGATTCGGCACAGCGAGGAGAGCA CCGCCTTCCTGCACAGGATGAGGGACTACATGCCCCCACCCCACAGAGCCTTTGTGGAGGAGATTGGCCGTGCCCCCTCCCTGAAGCAACACCTTCTCTCCTTGGGCGACGCGCGGCTCCGCGTGGCCTTCAACCAGTGCGTCTCTGCGCTGGCAGAACTCAGGTCCTACCACATCACCATTGTCACCAAGTACATCACCATCGCAGCAGCCAAAGCCAAGGCCGGGCGGGCAGAGACGGGTGACGGGGCTGGTCCCTCCACGGGGAAGCCCCCGACTGCGCTGGAGACCAAAGGGACCGGCGGGTCCCACATCTTCAGCTTCCTGAAGAGCGTCAGGGACACCACCAGGGAAGGGATGATAAGTGCCTGA
- the LOC141475621 gene encoding disintegrin and metalloproteinase domain-containing protein 2-like yields the protein MGPRRALLAALWTEQELGLPLKWLGGGARPPSAPFVFPVQGSQILLHFTAPESLLSKTTEKVDGVSYVLGIEGRPYTVRLQQQFFISDDFKIYTYNKNGSLRSDSLRIKGGCHYRGYVEGFPRSAVTLSTCSGLRGFLQFENVSYGIEPLGHSAFEYFVYRVSDKKPAGSLLATSPPGSEPGGLTAEEMANKAQGGDQSETKHRREMALYIVLERALFNYLGADEYVVTQKIVQVSSLLNTMFRSFNLTVMLSAMEIWMDDSTFQKTGDGGDVLVQLLQWKQSSPVLQPHEVPYLLLYRDQAAFVGVTALGKVCQRDATGAVAVYQRSVTLESFSVLLAQLLARSLGISYDNPKKCRCPGSICIMTLEALRVSGAKAFSKCSIREFKTFLKRNKNCPFIRHTLRHPSYRITICGNGVVEPGEQCDCGAAEACALDTCCTPRCKFKPGMQCSLGLCCENCQFKRKNSQCRPPADAQCDLAEFCNGSSASCPPDLYVQDGHGCERGTGYCYRGHCQSPDLQCQALYGRGARNAPLACYEEVNSHQDRFGNCGKHPKDGYQPCSWPNLECGKLVCAFPNHIPFTKAKGAIIYAQVQEHLCVSFDFMRGPTELDPLLVKEGTKCGPGKVCINGTCQPHTVLQYDCNVQEKCHGHGVCNNQKNCHCDPGWSPPHCKTRGSSVGGSIDSALGPDDSTGRSMKKWLLLSLGSIVPVLVCGTIVVMKRRRLKRFCARRRLETDGPTAKEGSDGQDSDLDSDTEQDTELDVEPGTGQCDEH from the exons GTTCACAAATCCTGCTCCACTTCACAGCTCCCGAGAGCCTGCTCTCCAAAACAACTGAAAAGGTG GACGGGGTGTCCTACGTCCTGGGGATCGAGGGGAGGCCGTACACCGTCCGCCTGCAGCAGCA ATTCTTCATATCTGATGATTTCAAGATTTACACGTACAATAAGAATGGATCTTTGCGCTCTGACTCGCTCCGTATCAAG GGCGGCTGCCACTACCGGGGGTACGTCGAGGGCTTCCCCAGGTCGGCAGTGACCCTCAGCACCTGCTCGGGGCTACG GGGGTTCCTGCAGTTTGAGAACGTCAGCTACGGGATTGAGCCCCTGGGTCATTCCGCCTTCGAGTACTTTGTGTATCGGGTGAGTGACAAGAAGCCGGCAGGttccctcctggccaccagcccccccgGGAGCGAGCCAGGCGGGCTGACAGCGGAGGAGATGGCTAACAAAGCCCAGGGAGGTGACCAA tcagaGACCAAACACCGGAGGGAGATGGCACTCTACATAGTTTTGGAAAGGGCTTTG TTCAACTACCTGGGTGCAGACGAGTATGTTGTGACACAGAAGATAGTTCAGGTCTCCAGCTTGCTCAACACT ATGTTCAGGTCTTTCAATCTGACTGTTATGCTGTCCGCCATGGAGATCTGGATGGATGACAGTACGTTTCAGAAGACGGGGGACGGCGGGGACGTGCTGGTGCAGCTgctgcagtggaagcagagcagccCCGTTCTGCAGCCCCACGAGGTGCCATACCTGCTCCT GTACAGGGACCAAGCAGCGTTCGTGGGTGTGACGGCGCTGGGGAAGGTGTGTCAGAGAGATGCTACTGGCGCAGTGGCCGTG tACCAGAGATCCGTGACACTGGAGTCCTTCTCCGTCCTCCTGGCCCAGCTCCTGGCGCGCAGCCTGGGCATAAGCTACGACAACCCCAAAAAATGCCGCTGCCCCGGGAGCATCTGCATCATGACCCTGGAGGCGCT ACGTGTCAGCGGGGCAAAAGCCTTCAGCAAATGCAGCATCAGGGAATTTAAAACCTTCCTGAAGCGGAACAAGAACTGCCCTTTCATCAGGCACACGCTGCGTCACCCGTCCTACCGCATCACCATCTGCGGCAACGGCGTGGTGGAGCCGGGCGAGCAGTGCGACTGCGGGGCGGCCGAG GCCTGTGCGTTGGACACGTGCTGTACTCCCCGGTGTAAGTTCAAACCGGGAATGCAGTGCTCCCTGGGATTGTGCTGTGAAAACTGCCAG TTCAAGCGGAAGAACTCGCAGTGCCGCCCTCCCGCCGACGCGCAGTGTGACCTGGCCGAGTTCTGCAACGGGTCCTCCGCCTCCTGCCCCCCCGACCTCTACGTGCAGGACGGGCACGGCTGCGAGCGCGGCACCGGCTACTGCTACCGGGGACACTGCCAGTCCCCCGACCTGCAGTGCCAGGCGCTCTACGGCAGAG GTGCAAGAAATGCTCCTTTGGCCTGTTATGAAGAAGTGAACAGTCATCAGGATAGGTTTGGAAACTGTGGCAAGCACCCAAAGGATGGCTACCAGCCCTGTTCCTGGCC gaatctgGAATGTGGGAAGTTAGTATGTGCGTTCCCGAATCATATTCCCTTCACAAAAGCCAAGGGAGCCATCATTTATGCTCAAGTGCAAGAGCATCTGTGCGTGTCTTTCGATTTTATGCGTGGCCCCACAGAGCTGGATCCTCTCCTGGTGAAAGAAGGCACCAAATGTGGTCCTGGAAAG GTTTGTATCAATGGCACGTGCCAGCCTCACACAGTCCTGCAGTACGACTGCAACGTGCAGGAAAAATGCCATGGGCACGGA GTCTGCAATAACCAGAAGAACTGCCACTGCGACCCGGGCTGGAGCCCCCCCCACTGCAAGACTCGAGGATCCTCCGTAGGGGGGAGCATCGACAGCGCCCTGGGCCCCG ACGATTCCACAGGCAGATCCATGAAgaaatggctgctgctgagcttgggcAGCATCGTCCCCGTCCTCGTCTGTGGCACCATCGTGGTTATGAAGCGGAGACGGCTGAAAAGGTTCTGCGCAAGGAGGAGACTGGAGACGGATG GCCCCACGGCCAAGGAGGGCAGCGATGGCCAGGACTCAGACTTGGACTCGGACACGGAGCAGGACACGGAGCTGGACGTGGAGCCAGGGACGGGGCAGTGCGACGAGCACTAA